In Hamadaea flava, a genomic segment contains:
- a CDS encoding LysE family translocator — translation MDFTTAVVSFAVVAGLLTIIPGVDTALVLRTAVVQGRRHAFATAFGICTGALVWGAAAAAGISVLLTASRTAYTVMRVAGAIYLIYLGVMMLRDARRPKTAADVDVALVSPWRAFARGLTTNLLNPKVGVFYVAMLPQFLPADVPALPMGVLLALVHDLEAMVWFTLIIGGVGLARRWLTGSAAAAVRIRRVTDAIAGTALVALGIRLAAD, via the coding sequence ATGGACTTCACCACAGCGGTCGTCTCGTTCGCCGTCGTCGCCGGACTGCTGACCATCATCCCGGGAGTGGACACCGCTCTCGTTCTGCGTACGGCGGTCGTGCAAGGACGCCGGCACGCCTTCGCCACCGCCTTCGGGATCTGCACCGGCGCGCTCGTCTGGGGCGCCGCGGCCGCGGCCGGAATCTCCGTGCTGTTGACGGCGTCGCGGACGGCGTACACCGTGATGCGGGTGGCGGGCGCGATCTATCTGATCTACCTCGGCGTCATGATGCTCCGGGACGCCCGGCGGCCCAAGACCGCGGCCGACGTCGACGTCGCGCTGGTCTCACCGTGGCGCGCGTTCGCCCGGGGCCTGACCACGAACCTGCTCAACCCCAAGGTCGGCGTCTTCTACGTCGCCATGCTCCCGCAGTTCCTCCCGGCCGACGTCCCGGCGCTGCCGATGGGCGTACTGCTGGCGCTGGTGCACGACCTGGAGGCGATGGTGTGGTTCACCCTCATCATCGGCGGCGTCGGGCTGGCCCGCCGCTGGCTCACCGGCAGCGCGGCAGCCGCCGTCCGCATCCGCCGGGTGACCGACGCGATCGCGGGAACGGCTCTGGTCGCGCTGGGGATCCGGCTGGCCGCCGACTGA
- a CDS encoding DUF4132 domain-containing protein: MELSAYAADLMRVVSDPMAAQDDPLAHRSVDEARLSDHDLGALAVAAQRRLPGFGYSTLMYSLDVVLRTRQPRFTTQTCADFLDAVAGRAARDLGGHPTLAVNALLHCDGPWPPSAAKSIGSLLRSLIKNARFTAPYAMVALAAVSGGLTGVLIRQVFKNTLPPIAQEELAVLTKIGPPSLLPIAELSSDRGYDLPPPSSGQWRRLADTEEYRAYCWAALRTAADRAARIHSGELPFVADKAFDHLEVATLGRAARVLLLLDERELPELLRPLVFQVSVAPTAAKTLPSQALLYEIARAAIDFPTPEVLTILREARSRVRHKGVPKQLDRKLKMIELALADRPEVATRLPDLGFEADGTLEVAAGPQAAVLVATAEEVTLSWRADGGKVSATPSAVVKRDHKEVVAAARDLLKRARAHHRSLVRALESGIAAPAEQTVDRWRAELGGTGLGLAVARGLIWEVEVSPGRWQSVMPEGGDFVGPDGVVVKPVGDAGIRLWHPIRSTVDEIQAWRERFLAAGLRQPFKQAFREIYLLTPAEEQAGTESLRFAAHIVRYKQFYALVKGRGWSTPMLGPWDGGDFAEAVRVLPGGQWRVVLDQEYADADNECAVTGRIRFDRRVDGSFRSAGVTEVPPMLFSEAMRDVDLFVGVTSVAADPEWTLRREQHHAYWWETGFGDLTETAQSRRDALARVLPRLNIADRCELRDRWLYVRGSLRTYKIHLGSGNILMEPDDAYLCIVPARGKADQVYLPFTDDRLALILSKAFLLAADGKITDQSILRQIGVTGRAGVET, from the coding sequence GTGGAGCTTTCGGCGTACGCGGCCGACCTCATGCGGGTCGTCTCCGATCCCATGGCGGCCCAAGACGACCCGCTCGCGCACCGGTCGGTGGACGAGGCGCGGCTGTCCGATCACGACCTCGGCGCGCTCGCGGTCGCAGCGCAGCGGCGGCTGCCCGGCTTCGGCTATTCCACGCTCATGTACTCGCTGGACGTGGTGCTGCGTACGCGGCAGCCGAGGTTCACGACGCAGACCTGCGCCGACTTCCTCGACGCGGTCGCGGGCCGGGCGGCACGGGACCTCGGCGGCCATCCGACGCTCGCCGTCAACGCGCTGCTCCACTGTGACGGCCCGTGGCCGCCGAGCGCCGCCAAGAGCATCGGTTCGCTGCTGCGGTCGCTGATCAAGAACGCTCGGTTCACCGCGCCGTACGCGATGGTCGCGCTCGCTGCGGTCTCCGGTGGTCTGACCGGGGTGCTCATCCGGCAGGTCTTCAAGAACACCCTCCCGCCCATCGCCCAGGAGGAACTAGCCGTGCTGACGAAGATCGGGCCGCCCAGCCTGCTGCCGATCGCCGAGTTGAGCTCGGATCGCGGTTACGACCTGCCACCGCCGTCGTCGGGTCAGTGGCGACGGCTGGCCGACACCGAGGAGTACCGGGCGTACTGCTGGGCCGCGTTGCGTACGGCGGCCGACCGGGCGGCTCGCATCCACAGTGGCGAGCTGCCGTTCGTCGCGGACAAGGCGTTCGACCATCTGGAGGTCGCCACGCTCGGCCGGGCGGCCCGCGTCCTGCTGCTGCTGGACGAGCGGGAGCTGCCCGAGCTGCTGCGGCCCTTGGTGTTCCAGGTCAGCGTGGCGCCGACAGCGGCCAAGACGCTCCCCTCTCAGGCGCTGCTCTACGAGATCGCGCGCGCCGCCATCGACTTCCCCACGCCGGAGGTGCTGACCATCCTGCGGGAGGCACGGTCCCGCGTACGGCACAAGGGCGTACCCAAGCAGCTGGATCGAAAGCTGAAGATGATCGAGCTGGCACTGGCCGATCGGCCGGAGGTCGCGACCAGGCTGCCCGACCTGGGTTTCGAGGCCGACGGCACGCTGGAGGTCGCGGCCGGGCCGCAGGCCGCGGTGCTCGTGGCGACGGCCGAGGAGGTCACGCTCAGCTGGCGCGCCGACGGCGGCAAGGTCTCCGCGACCCCGTCCGCCGTGGTCAAACGCGACCACAAGGAGGTCGTGGCGGCGGCCCGGGATCTGCTCAAACGGGCGAGGGCGCACCATCGTTCGCTCGTCCGGGCGTTGGAGAGCGGCATCGCGGCACCGGCCGAGCAGACCGTGGACCGATGGCGGGCCGAGCTGGGCGGCACCGGGCTCGGCCTCGCCGTGGCGCGCGGGCTGATCTGGGAGGTCGAGGTCTCCCCCGGCCGATGGCAGTCGGTGATGCCCGAGGGTGGCGACTTCGTCGGCCCGGACGGGGTCGTGGTCAAGCCGGTCGGCGACGCGGGCATCCGGCTGTGGCATCCGATCCGGTCGACCGTCGACGAGATCCAGGCCTGGCGCGAGCGGTTCCTCGCCGCCGGCCTCCGCCAGCCGTTCAAGCAGGCCTTCCGCGAGATCTATCTGCTGACCCCGGCCGAGGAGCAGGCCGGGACCGAGTCGCTCCGGTTCGCCGCGCACATCGTGCGGTACAAGCAGTTCTACGCCCTGGTCAAGGGCCGCGGCTGGAGTACGCCGATGCTCGGCCCCTGGGACGGAGGCGACTTCGCCGAAGCCGTACGGGTCCTGCCCGGCGGCCAGTGGCGAGTCGTTCTGGACCAGGAGTACGCCGACGCCGACAACGAATGCGCGGTCACCGGCCGGATCCGGTTCGATCGCCGGGTCGACGGCAGTTTCCGGTCCGCCGGCGTGACCGAGGTGCCGCCGATGCTGTTCAGCGAGGCCATGCGGGACGTCGACCTCTTCGTCGGCGTCACCTCGGTCGCCGCTGATCCGGAGTGGACGCTACGGCGGGAGCAGCACCACGCGTACTGGTGGGAGACGGGTTTCGGCGATCTCACCGAGACCGCACAGAGCCGCCGGGACGCGTTGGCCCGCGTCCTGCCCCGGCTGAACATCGCCGACCGCTGCGAGCTTCGGGATCGCTGGCTGTACGTGCGGGGCAGTCTGCGCACCTACAAGATCCACCTGGGCAGCGGCAACATTCTCATGGAGCCGGACGACGCGTACCTGTGCATCGTGCCGGCCCGCGGGAAGGCGGATCAGGTGTATCTGCCGTTCACCGACGATCGGCTGGCCCTCATCCTGAGCAAGGCGTTCCTGCTCGCCGCCGACGGCAAGATCACCGACCAGTCGATCCTCCGGCAGATCGGCGTCACCGGTCGTGCAGGCGTCGAGACATGA
- a CDS encoding LLM class F420-dependent oxidoreductase has translation MRLAVFIEPQLGASYDDQLRIAQHAEELGFEAFFRSDHFLTMGSNSGVPGPTDSWATLAAIAVQTSRIRLGTLLTSATFRFPGLLAITVAQVDQMSHGRVELGLGAGWFEAEHTAYGVPFPPVRERFERLEEQLAIVTGLWTTPDGERFSFQGKHYELTDSPALPKPTQSPRPPVIVGGHGKRRTPELAARFADEFNVPFGTVEGTGEAYARVREACAAAGREAPVFSAAQTIAVGRTEAEARERADAIGRQPPLFGTPTQVAEQIGRFAEVGATRMFLQVLDLSDLDHLDVIQHDLAPLLP, from the coding sequence ATGCGGCTTGCTGTCTTCATCGAACCCCAGCTCGGGGCCTCCTACGACGACCAGCTCCGGATCGCCCAGCACGCCGAGGAACTCGGCTTCGAGGCGTTCTTCCGGTCCGACCACTTTCTCACCATGGGAAGCAACAGCGGGGTGCCCGGCCCGACCGACTCGTGGGCGACGCTCGCGGCGATCGCCGTACAGACGTCGCGGATTCGGCTGGGGACGCTGCTGACGTCGGCGACCTTCCGGTTCCCGGGCCTGCTGGCGATCACGGTCGCGCAGGTCGATCAGATGAGCCACGGCCGGGTCGAGCTGGGCCTCGGGGCCGGCTGGTTCGAGGCGGAGCACACGGCGTACGGGGTGCCCTTCCCCCCGGTGCGGGAACGGTTCGAGCGGCTGGAGGAGCAGCTCGCGATCGTCACCGGACTGTGGACGACGCCGGACGGCGAGCGCTTCTCCTTCCAGGGCAAGCACTATGAGCTGACGGACTCCCCCGCGCTGCCCAAGCCGACGCAGTCGCCGCGGCCGCCCGTCATCGTCGGCGGGCACGGCAAACGGCGTACGCCGGAACTCGCGGCCCGCTTCGCCGACGAGTTCAACGTTCCGTTCGGCACGGTCGAGGGCACCGGCGAGGCGTACGCCCGGGTGCGCGAAGCCTGCGCGGCGGCGGGCCGGGAAGCGCCGGTGTTCTCGGCGGCGCAGACGATCGCGGTCGGCCGGACCGAAGCCGAGGCCCGCGAGCGGGCCGACGCCATCGGCCGGCAGCCGCCGCTGTTCGGTACGCCCACCCAGGTCGCCGAGCAGATCGGGCGGTTCGCCGAGGTGGGCGCGACCCGGATGTTCCTGCAGGTACTGGACCTGTCCGACCTGGACCACCTGGACGTCATCCAGCACGACCTCGCCCCGCTCCTCCCCTGA
- a CDS encoding M3 family metallopeptidase, with protein sequence MLPADNPFATPSDLPYEVPPFDRIAEEHYLPALRAGMAEQRAEVEAIAVQADEPTFENTLVALERTGRLLQRVSLAFYNVTGADTTPGLQEIEAEIAPETAAHSDAIFLDKRLYARISSLYERRDSLGLDPESAWLLERYHTEFVRAGAQLSDEDAERLRAYNAELATLCTAFGNQLLADTNDSAVVVSDAAELAGLSDDAIASAHEAAKARDLDGYALTLILPTAQPPLASLHDRGLRQRIHQTSVVRGAQSNDNDTSDLVRRIVRLRAERARLLGYPHHAAYQIEDNTARTADAALGMLAKLAPAAVANAEAELADLQAVVDAEGGGFAVEAWDWAYYTEKVRKQRYDIDESELRPYFELERVLVDGVFHAAGKLYGLGFSERHDLPGYHPDVRVFEVFNSDGTALGLFYGDFYTRDSKRGGAWMNSLVTQSHLFGSKPVVVNNLNISKPPAGEPTLLTLDEVRTMFHEFGHALHGLFSNVRYPKFTGTRVPRDFVEFPSQVNEVWMLWPEVLSNYATHYQTGERLPQEIVDRLQAAAKFNEGFATTEYLAAALLDLAYHTLTVEDLEAPGLLDDVVAFEADALTKAGVNVPAVPPRYRTTYFAHIFTGSAYSAGYYSYIWSEVLDADTVEWFKEQGGLLRSSGDTFRTELLSRGGTADALSFFRGFRGRDPQIEPLLTRRGLDRA encoded by the coding sequence ATGCTGCCGGCCGATAATCCGTTCGCCACCCCCAGCGACCTGCCTTACGAGGTTCCGCCGTTCGACCGGATCGCCGAGGAGCACTACCTCCCGGCACTGCGGGCGGGCATGGCCGAGCAGCGCGCCGAGGTCGAGGCCATCGCCGTCCAGGCCGACGAGCCGACCTTCGAGAACACGCTGGTCGCCTTGGAGCGGACGGGCCGGCTGTTGCAGCGGGTCTCGCTCGCCTTCTACAACGTCACCGGTGCCGACACCACGCCTGGCCTGCAGGAGATCGAGGCCGAGATCGCGCCTGAGACGGCGGCCCACAGCGACGCCATCTTCCTCGACAAGCGGCTCTACGCCCGGATCAGCTCGCTCTACGAGCGCCGTGACTCGCTCGGGCTCGACCCCGAGTCGGCGTGGCTGCTCGAGCGCTATCACACCGAGTTCGTCCGGGCGGGCGCGCAACTGTCCGATGAGGACGCAGAGCGGCTGCGGGCGTACAACGCCGAGCTGGCCACGCTGTGCACGGCGTTCGGCAACCAGCTGCTGGCCGACACCAACGACAGCGCCGTCGTGGTCTCCGACGCCGCCGAGCTGGCCGGGCTCTCCGACGACGCGATCGCGTCGGCCCACGAGGCGGCCAAGGCCCGCGACCTCGACGGTTACGCGCTCACCCTCATCCTCCCGACCGCTCAGCCGCCGCTCGCGTCGCTCCACGACCGCGGCTTGCGCCAGCGGATCCATCAGACCTCGGTGGTACGCGGAGCGCAGAGCAACGACAACGACACGTCCGATCTCGTACGCCGGATCGTCAGGTTGCGCGCCGAACGGGCGCGACTGCTGGGGTATCCGCATCACGCGGCGTACCAGATCGAGGACAACACCGCGCGGACCGCGGACGCCGCGCTGGGCATGCTGGCGAAGCTGGCGCCGGCGGCGGTGGCCAACGCGGAGGCCGAGCTGGCCGACCTGCAGGCGGTCGTGGACGCGGAGGGCGGCGGCTTCGCGGTCGAGGCCTGGGACTGGGCCTATTACACCGAGAAGGTCCGCAAGCAGCGCTACGACATCGACGAGAGCGAGCTGCGGCCGTACTTCGAGTTGGAGCGCGTGCTGGTCGACGGGGTCTTCCACGCCGCCGGCAAGCTCTACGGCCTGGGCTTCAGCGAGCGCCACGACCTGCCCGGCTACCACCCGGACGTGCGCGTCTTCGAGGTGTTCAACTCCGACGGGACGGCGCTCGGCCTGTTCTACGGCGACTTCTACACCCGCGACTCCAAGCGGGGCGGCGCCTGGATGAACAGCCTGGTGACCCAGTCGCACCTGTTCGGCTCCAAGCCGGTCGTGGTGAACAACCTCAACATCAGCAAGCCGCCGGCCGGTGAGCCGACGCTGCTCACGCTGGACGAGGTGCGGACGATGTTCCACGAGTTCGGGCACGCGCTGCACGGGCTCTTCTCCAACGTCCGGTACCCCAAGTTCACCGGTACGCGTGTCCCGCGCGACTTCGTGGAGTTCCCCTCACAGGTGAACGAGGTCTGGATGCTGTGGCCGGAGGTGCTGAGCAACTACGCGACGCACTACCAGACCGGCGAGCGGCTGCCGCAGGAGATCGTCGACCGGTTGCAGGCTGCGGCGAAGTTCAATGAGGGCTTCGCCACGACCGAGTACCTCGCGGCGGCGTTGCTGGACTTGGCGTACCACACGCTGACCGTGGAGGACCTGGAAGCGCCGGGGCTGCTCGACGACGTGGTGGCGTTCGAGGCCGACGCGCTGACGAAGGCCGGAGTGAACGTGCCGGCGGTGCCGCCGCGCTACCGGACGACCTACTTCGCGCACATCTTCACCGGGTCGGCGTACAGCGCCGGGTACTACTCCTACATCTGGAGCGAGGTGCTCGACGCCGACACCGTCGAGTGGTTCAAGGAGCAGGGCGGCCTGCTCCGGAGCAGCGGCGACACGTTCCGCACCGAGCTGCTGTCGCGGGGCGGCACGGCGGACGCGCTCAGCTTCTTCCGGGGCTTCCGGGGCCGTGATCCGCAGATCGAGCCGCTGCTGACGCGACGGGGCCTCGACCGCGCCTGA